One Gemmatimonadota bacterium genomic region harbors:
- a CDS encoding beta-lactamase family protein: protein MHRLTMCPRTVLAAAVLLSTTAGAQHVIGARDARAVRADSVFQRFDRTDSPGCALGVYQDGKILYARGYGMANLEHGIALSPRSMLDVGSISKQFTAMSILILQQEGKLSIDDPIRKYIPEMPAYADRITFGRALSQTSGLRDLYVMWSQAGRPVQGDTIDALRIISRSAEPNYEPGARYLYTNSGWILAAQVIYRLTGKTLAQFAEERIFGPLGMRDSRYMADATAIRPNGADGYAPRGGGGFRLARSAYDGAILGAGAVHTTIEDFGRWLANYETATVGGQDVIRLMTTATTLNDGTPATSGANQAYAIGLNVGTLRGLRVVSHGGSWAGYRGHFLRFPDQRLAVATFCNLTTSGPDSLARKVAGIYLGDRMLPDSAAIWTANLAAAPPEPRAATELRTLVGVWRHIERGEVRRTRMVGDTLFLIDGDRTRIEPLGGGRYRAGSGTELRFEGDGGAASRLVVRTAGDLATFTRAGEVQPTAAQLAEYAGDYRNDEVEATHTWRVERDSLVLYLNERRLGALQPSYRDGFTRAGSVIDVQRDAAGRITGFLVESGRVRHLRFTRMPPAAPARRR from the coding sequence ATGCACCGACTCACCATGTGCCCACGCACTGTCCTTGCGGCTGCCGTCCTCCTCTCGACTACCGCTGGCGCCCAACATGTCATTGGTGCCCGTGACGCCCGGGCCGTGCGCGCCGACAGCGTTTTCCAGCGGTTTGATCGCACCGACTCACCGGGCTGCGCCCTTGGGGTCTACCAGGACGGGAAGATCCTGTACGCGCGGGGCTATGGGATGGCGAACCTGGAGCACGGCATTGCCCTCTCGCCGCGCTCGATGCTCGACGTTGGGTCGATCTCCAAGCAGTTCACGGCCATGTCGATCCTCATCCTGCAGCAGGAAGGCAAACTCTCGATTGACGATCCGATCCGGAAGTACATCCCGGAGATGCCGGCGTACGCCGATCGCATCACCTTCGGGAGGGCGCTGAGCCAGACGAGTGGGCTGCGCGACCTCTATGTGATGTGGAGCCAGGCGGGGCGGCCCGTGCAGGGGGACACGATTGACGCGCTGCGCATCATCAGTCGGTCGGCCGAGCCGAACTACGAACCCGGTGCCCGGTACCTGTACACCAACTCGGGATGGATCCTCGCGGCACAGGTGATCTATCGGTTGACGGGAAAGACACTCGCACAGTTTGCCGAGGAACGGATCTTCGGGCCGCTCGGGATGCGGGACTCACGGTACATGGCCGACGCCACCGCCATTCGGCCGAATGGCGCCGACGGCTACGCGCCCCGCGGCGGCGGGGGATTCCGCCTCGCGCGATCGGCGTACGACGGCGCGATCCTGGGCGCGGGAGCGGTGCATACGACCATCGAGGACTTCGGGCGCTGGCTCGCGAACTACGAGACCGCCACGGTCGGCGGCCAGGACGTCATCCGCCTGATGACGACGGCCACCACACTCAACGACGGCACGCCGGCGACCTCCGGCGCGAACCAGGCGTACGCGATCGGCCTGAATGTGGGGACGCTGCGCGGACTGCGCGTGGTGTCGCATGGGGGGAGCTGGGCCGGGTATCGCGGCCACTTCCTGCGTTTTCCGGATCAGCGTCTTGCGGTGGCGACGTTCTGCAACCTCACAACCTCCGGTCCCGACTCCCTCGCGCGCAAGGTGGCCGGGATCTACCTCGGCGATCGCATGTTGCCGGATAGCGCGGCGATCTGGACGGCCAACCTTGCGGCAGCACCACCCGAGCCGCGTGCGGCAACGGAGCTGCGCACTCTCGTAGGCGTGTGGCGCCACATCGAACGTGGCGAGGTGCGACGCACGCGGATGGTCGGGGACACGCTCTTCCTGATCGACGGCGATCGAACGCGCATCGAGCCGCTTGGTGGCGGACGCTACCGCGCGGGATCAGGGACGGAGTTGCGATTTGAGGGCGACGGTGGCGCCGCGTCGCGCCTCGTGGTCCGTACCGCGGGCGACCTCGCGACGTTCACTCGCGCTGGGGAGGTGCAGCCAACCGCCGCCCAGCTCGCCGAGTATGCTGGCGACTACCGGAATGATGAGGTGGAGGCCACGCACACCTGGCGGGTGGAGCGGGACTCACTGGTGCTGTACCTCAACGAGCGGCGCCTTGGCGCGCTGCAGCCAAGCTATCGGGACGGCTTCACGCGCGCGGGGAGCGTGATCGATGTGCAGCGCGATGCCGCGGGGCGGATCACCGGCTTTCTGGTGGAGTCGGGGCGGGTGAGACACTTGCGGTTCACCCGCATGCCCCCGGCGGCGCCAGCTCGTCGAAGGTAG